The following coding sequences lie in one Streptomyces albofaciens JCM 4342 genomic window:
- a CDS encoding class I SAM-dependent methyltransferase, translating to MDQVNQANDLDSFSALHTPEGQALLAELRAHDPADELATATRLRRDHPASLVSAALGQARLRQRAAAKFGADAAHMYFTPNGVEQSTRSTVAAHRATRLAALGVRSLADLCSGIGGDAIALARAGIHVLAVDRDPLACAAARANAEALGLADRIEVRCADVTEVDTSAYDAVFVDPARRGGRGGRIFDPEAYSPPLSWAVQAARTAPHAALKIAPGIPHEIVPDEAEAEWISDGGDVKEAVLWFGTAPGARRATLLPAGDFLLGTGLPDPEPGPVGRWLYEPDGAVIRAHLVAEVAQRVDGRLIDPTIAYITADEHRPTPYATAYEITDTLPFNVKKLKALLRERGVGVAVIKKRGSAVEPDELRKKLKLSGPNSCVVFLTRVAGAPTMLLGREAPTA from the coding sequence ATGGACCAGGTGAACCAGGCGAACGACCTCGACTCCTTCTCCGCGCTGCACACGCCCGAAGGGCAGGCGCTGCTGGCCGAGCTGCGCGCTCACGACCCGGCCGACGAGCTGGCGACCGCGACCCGGCTGCGGCGCGACCACCCGGCGTCGCTGGTCTCCGCCGCGCTGGGCCAGGCGCGGCTGCGCCAGCGCGCGGCGGCCAAGTTCGGGGCGGACGCCGCGCACATGTACTTCACGCCCAACGGCGTCGAACAGTCCACCCGCAGCACGGTCGCCGCCCACCGCGCCACCCGCCTCGCCGCCCTCGGCGTCCGCTCGCTCGCCGACCTGTGCTCCGGCATCGGCGGCGACGCCATCGCCCTGGCCCGCGCCGGCATCCACGTGCTGGCCGTCGACCGCGACCCGCTGGCCTGCGCGGCGGCCCGCGCCAACGCCGAGGCGCTGGGGCTGGCCGACCGGATCGAGGTGCGCTGCGCCGATGTCACCGAGGTGGACACCTCGGCGTACGACGCGGTGTTCGTCGACCCGGCGCGGCGGGGCGGGCGCGGCGGCCGGATCTTCGACCCCGAGGCGTACTCGCCGCCGCTGTCCTGGGCCGTACAGGCCGCCCGTACGGCACCGCACGCCGCCCTGAAGATCGCGCCGGGCATCCCGCACGAGATCGTCCCCGACGAGGCGGAGGCGGAGTGGATCTCCGACGGCGGCGACGTGAAGGAGGCCGTCCTGTGGTTCGGCACCGCGCCCGGCGCCCGCCGCGCCACGCTCCTGCCCGCCGGTGACTTCCTGCTCGGCACCGGCCTGCCCGACCCGGAGCCGGGCCCGGTCGGGCGCTGGCTGTACGAACCGGACGGCGCCGTCATCCGCGCCCACCTGGTGGCCGAGGTCGCGCAGCGGGTGGACGGCCGGCTGATCGACCCGACCATCGCCTACATCACCGCGGACGAGCACCGCCCCACCCCGTACGCCACGGCCTACGAGATCACCGACACCCTGCCCTTCAACGTCAAGAAGCTGAAGGCGCTGCTGCGCGAGCGGGGCGTCGGGGTCGCCGTCATCAAGAAGCGCGGTTCGGCGGTCGAGCCCGACGAACTGCGCAAGAAGCTCAAGCTCTCCGGGCCGAACTCCTGCGTGGTGTTCCTGACGCGAGTGGCCGGCGCGCCCACGATGCTGCTGGGCCGCGAGGCGCCCACCGCCTGA